In the genome of Pseudanabaena mucicola str. Chao 1806, the window GGAAAACGTTGATGGCAACGGACTTAGAGAGCTTAAAATCTCAATTGCAATCTCTGGCAGAACTAGCGACAAAATCAGTTGGGGATGTGCAAACTCCTGAAGAATTAGAACAGCTCAGGGTTGAGTACTTAGGTAAAAAAGGTACTCTTTCGCAAATTCTGGGTGCGATGGGTAAATTATCAGCCGAAGAGCGTCCTCAAGTGGGCGCGATCGCTAATCAGGTCAAGCAAATATTACAAAACCAACTCGAAGAACGCAAAATCTCAATTCAACAATTAGTAATTGCAAAGCGCCTCGAATCAGAAACCCTCGATGTGACTATGCCAGGGATCTTGCGCTCGTATCAAGGTAGAATGCACCCAATCCAAAGCACTATTGATCGGATGCTCGATATTCTTGTGGGTTTAGGTTTTACCGTTGCACAAGGACCTGAAATTGAGACGGATTATTACAACTTTGAAGCTTTAAATACACCTGCTGATCATCCTGCCCGTGATATGGCAGATACACTTTACTTAAGTGATGGTAAATTGCTGCGATCGCAGACTTCCTCTGTCCAAATCCGTTATATGG includes:
- the pheS gene encoding phenylalanine--tRNA ligase subunit alpha translates to MATDLESLKSQLQSLAELATKSVGDVQTPEELEQLRVEYLGKKGTLSQILGAMGKLSAEERPQVGAIANQVKQILQNQLEERKISIQQLVIAKRLESETLDVTMPGILRSYQGRMHPIQSTIDRMLDILVGLGFTVAQGPEIETDYYNFEALNTPADHPARDMADTLYLSDGKLLRSQTSSVQIRYMEENEPPLRIACPGRVYRKDDIDATHSPIFHQIELLAVEEGLTFGDLKGTVKTFVEELLGECPIRFRPSYFPFTEPSAEVDVMWNGRWLELGGCGMVDPNVFKAVGYDPEVVTGFAWGFGVDRVAMVLHKIDDIRRLFTSDLRFLRQF